Proteins from a single region of Terriglobales bacterium:
- a CDS encoding SOS response-associated peptidase → MCGRYRLTRADRLAEKFEAVYGGDDLDLTPRYNIAPTQPVLVVRANNGRRVISSMRWGLVPSWAKDASAAQINARSETLLEKPAFRESFERRRCLIPADGFYEWKRTASTKQPFHFGMNDDSLFAFAGIWDRWKQPRGLEIESCAILTTTPNDLLSEVHDRMPTILRPEHYDTWLTAPILEIQRHIELFRPFESALMKRTAVGSFVNDPQNDSPECVKEAPELESLQAQLFE, encoded by the coding sequence ATGTGTGGACGGTATCGCTTAACGCGTGCAGACAGACTGGCAGAGAAGTTTGAGGCCGTTTACGGCGGCGATGATCTTGATCTGACGCCGCGCTACAACATCGCGCCTACTCAGCCGGTGCTGGTTGTGCGGGCAAACAATGGCCGGCGGGTGATCTCGTCGATGCGCTGGGGCCTCGTTCCATCCTGGGCGAAGGATGCTTCTGCTGCGCAGATCAACGCCAGAAGCGAAACACTCCTCGAGAAACCGGCTTTCCGCGAAAGCTTTGAGCGGCGTCGCTGCCTCATTCCTGCAGATGGTTTTTACGAATGGAAGCGTACCGCCAGCACGAAGCAGCCGTTTCATTTCGGGATGAACGATGATTCTCTGTTTGCTTTCGCCGGTATATGGGACAGATGGAAGCAGCCGCGCGGCCTGGAAATCGAATCGTGCGCGATTCTGACAACCACTCCGAATGACTTGCTCAGCGAGGTGCACGACCGCATGCCGACGATTCTCAGGCCAGAGCACTACGATACGTGGTTAACCGCTCCCATTTTGGAAATTCAACGTCACATCGAGCTGTTTCGGCCCTTCGAATCTGCTTTGATGAAGCGGACCGCGGTCGGCTCTTTCGTGAACGATCCACAGAACGATTCGCCCGAGTGTGTAAAAGAGGCTCCCGAATTGGAGTCGCTACAGGCTCAACTGTTCGAGTGA
- a CDS encoding alpha/beta hydrolase, whose protein sequence is MRKPRSSHETVQLVSALLVLGLATLVPAVFCQNAGPTPAAPQKTAAPSGRGDFFPPSMQSFPLYGDGAIPNSKPGPDEESAGPFIRKVSRPQIQVYLPAKMKANGAGLLIFPGGSYAGLTFDYEGTQQAQFFVDHGIAAFVVKYRIPSDQTMQDKSIGPLQDAQQAMRFVRLHATEWNLDAARIGAIGFSAGGHLASTLATHFSKAYVDNPDHISLRPDFLIVVYPVISMDAKITHMDSRKALLGPEPSEDQVRLFSNELQVTKDTPPTLILHAADDRLVDVDNSIVFFEALRRAGVPVEARFFQKGQHGFFLMPRDQWQTPILEWLTANGWLCPRAK, encoded by the coding sequence ATGCGAAAACCGCGTTCTTCTCACGAAACCGTGCAATTGGTGAGTGCGCTGCTGGTTCTCGGTCTGGCGACTCTCGTCCCAGCGGTGTTTTGTCAAAACGCAGGGCCGACGCCGGCAGCGCCGCAGAAAACCGCCGCTCCCTCCGGAAGGGGCGACTTTTTTCCGCCGAGCATGCAAAGCTTTCCGCTTTATGGAGACGGCGCGATTCCGAATTCAAAACCTGGACCAGATGAGGAATCAGCCGGCCCGTTTATTCGGAAGGTGTCTCGTCCGCAAATCCAGGTTTATCTGCCGGCAAAGATGAAAGCCAACGGAGCCGGCCTGTTGATCTTTCCTGGCGGCAGCTATGCCGGGCTTACGTTTGACTATGAGGGAACACAGCAGGCGCAGTTCTTCGTGGACCACGGGATCGCAGCGTTTGTGGTGAAGTACCGTATTCCCAGCGATCAGACCATGCAGGACAAGTCGATTGGACCGCTTCAGGACGCGCAACAGGCGATGCGGTTCGTCCGTCTGCACGCCACAGAGTGGAACCTGGATGCGGCACGTATCGGCGCAATCGGATTTTCGGCCGGTGGGCATTTAGCGTCAACCTTGGCGACGCACTTTAGTAAAGCCTACGTTGATAATCCGGACCACATCAGCCTGCGCCCCGACTTCCTCATCGTGGTCTATCCGGTCATCAGCATGGACGCGAAGATCACACACATGGATTCGCGCAAGGCGCTGCTCGGCCCCGAACCGTCGGAAGACCAAGTCCGGCTGTTTTCCAACGAACTGCAAGTAACAAAAGACACGCCTCCCACACTGATACTCCATGCCGCCGATGATCGACTCGTCGATGTGGACAACAGCATTGTCTTTTTTGAAGCCCTGCGACGGGCAGGAGTACCCGTTGAAGCGCGGTTCTTTCAGAAGGGACAGCACGGCTTCTTCCTGATGCCACGCGACCAATGGCAGACACCCATTTTGGAGTGGCTGACCGCGAACGGGTGGTTGTGTCCACGCGCCAAGTAG